In Streptomyces capitiformicae, one genomic interval encodes:
- a CDS encoding NUDIX hydrolase, whose amino-acid sequence MTDSIIQAAGCVLWRGSPLAEELEICLVHRPKYDDWSHPKGKLKRGEAPLSGAVREVEEETGYRCQPGPRLPTTHYFVKGRAKQVSYWAAEATDGHFTPNQEVDQVRWLTPAAARDQLTQPRDRELIDEFLATLRHA is encoded by the coding sequence TTGACCGACAGCATCATCCAGGCGGCGGGCTGCGTCCTGTGGCGCGGCTCCCCCCTCGCCGAAGAGCTGGAAATCTGCCTGGTCCACCGACCGAAGTACGACGACTGGTCCCATCCGAAGGGCAAGTTGAAGCGCGGCGAGGCCCCCCTCTCCGGTGCCGTGCGCGAGGTCGAGGAGGAGACCGGCTACCGCTGCCAGCCCGGCCCCCGGCTGCCCACGACGCACTACTTCGTCAAGGGCCGTGCCAAGCAGGTGAGTTACTGGGCGGCCGAGGCGACCGACGGCCACTTCACCCCCAACCAAGAGGTGGACCAGGTCCGTTGGCTGACCCCGGCCGCCGCCCGCGACCAACTCACCCAGCCCCGCGACCGCGAACTGATCGACGAGTTCCTGGCGACCCTCCGCCACGCGTAG
- a CDS encoding metal-sensitive transcriptional regulator: protein MTTTEADGGPPARAKSSVGETVPAEETADVVITDHDRGIHGYHKQKDEHLKRLRRIEGQIRGLQRMVDEDVYCIDILTQVSASTKALQSFALQLLEEHLRHCVADAAFKGGDEIDAKVEEATKAIGRLLRT, encoded by the coding sequence ATGACGACCACCGAGGCCGATGGGGGTCCCCCCGCGCGAGCGAAGTCGAGCGTGGGGGAGACGGTGCCCGCCGAGGAGACCGCCGACGTGGTGATCACCGACCACGACCGTGGAATCCACGGGTACCACAAGCAGAAGGACGAACACCTGAAGCGTCTGCGGCGCATCGAGGGGCAGATCCGCGGGCTCCAGCGCATGGTCGACGAGGACGTCTACTGCATCGACATACTCACGCAGGTCTCCGCGTCCACCAAGGCTCTCCAGTCTTTTGCGCTGCAACTCCTTGAGGAGCACCTGCGGCACTGCGTCGCCGACGCGGCCTTCAAGGGGGGCGACGAGATCGACGCGAAGGTGGAGGAGGCCACGAAGGCGATCGGTCGGCTACTGCGGACCTGA
- a CDS encoding DUF47 domain-containing protein, protein MRFRLTPRETSFYDMFAASADNIVTGSKLLMELLGADTAGRAEIAERMRAAEHAGDDATHAIFHQLNSSFITPFDREDIYSLASSLDDIMDFMEEAVDLVVLYNIEELPKGVEQQIEVLARAAELTAEAMPNLRTMDNLTEYWIEVNRLENQADQIHRKLLAYLFNGKYDAIEVLKLKQIVDVLEEAADAFEHVANTVETIAVKES, encoded by the coding sequence GTGCGCTTTCGTCTGACCCCCAGGGAGACGAGCTTCTACGACATGTTCGCCGCGTCCGCGGACAACATCGTCACGGGCTCGAAACTCCTGATGGAACTGCTCGGGGCGGACACCGCCGGCCGGGCCGAGATCGCGGAGCGCATGCGAGCAGCGGAACACGCCGGTGACGACGCCACGCACGCGATCTTCCACCAGCTGAACTCCTCGTTCATCACGCCCTTCGACCGCGAGGACATCTACTCCCTCGCGTCCTCCCTCGACGACATCATGGACTTCATGGAGGAGGCCGTCGACCTGGTCGTCCTCTACAACATCGAGGAACTTCCCAAGGGTGTCGAGCAGCAGATCGAGGTACTGGCACGTGCCGCCGAACTGACGGCCGAGGCGATGCCGAACCTGCGCACCATGGACAACCTCACGGAGTACTGGATCGAGGTGAACCGGCTGGAGAACCAGGCGGACCAGATCCACCGCAAGCTCCTGGCCTACCTCTTCAACGGCAAGTACGACGCGATAGAAGTCCTCAAGCTCAAGCAGATCGTGGATGTGCTGGAGGAAGCGGCGGACGCGTTCGAGCATGTGGCGAACACGGTGGAGACCATCGCCGTCAAGGAGTCCTGA
- a CDS encoding inorganic phosphate transporter has product MDTFALVVTIGVALFFTYTNGFHDSANAIATSVSTRALTPKAALAMAAVMNLAGAFLGSGVAKTVSEGLIQTPEGSKGLGILFAALVGAITWNMITWYFGLPSSSSHALFGGMVGAALAGGTTVYWSGVLEKIIIPMFVSPLVGMAVGYLAMTAIMWIFRRANPHKAKRGFRIAQTVSAAGMALGHGLQDAQKTMGIVVMALVIADVEDYGDPIPVWVKILCAVMLSLGTYAGGWRIMRTLGRKIIELDPPQGFAAETTGASIMFATAFLFKAPISTTHVITSAIMGVGATKRVNAVRWGVAKNIILGWFITMPAAATVAATSFWLVNLAFL; this is encoded by the coding sequence ATGGACACCTTTGCTCTGGTCGTGACCATCGGCGTCGCGCTCTTCTTCACCTACACGAACGGCTTCCACGACTCGGCGAACGCGATCGCGACCTCCGTGTCGACCCGCGCACTGACGCCCAAGGCCGCGCTCGCGATGGCAGCGGTCATGAACCTGGCAGGCGCGTTCCTCGGCAGCGGCGTGGCCAAGACCGTCAGCGAGGGCCTGATCCAGACCCCCGAGGGTTCCAAGGGGCTGGGCATCCTCTTCGCGGCCCTCGTCGGCGCGATCACCTGGAACATGATCACGTGGTACTTCGGCCTGCCGTCGTCCTCGTCCCACGCGCTGTTCGGCGGCATGGTGGGCGCGGCCCTGGCGGGCGGTACGACGGTCTACTGGTCCGGGGTCCTGGAGAAGATCATCATCCCGATGTTCGTCTCCCCCCTCGTAGGCATGGCCGTCGGCTATCTCGCCATGACCGCGATCATGTGGATCTTCCGCCGGGCCAACCCGCACAAGGCCAAGCGCGGCTTCCGTATCGCCCAGACCGTCTCGGCGGCCGGCATGGCGCTCGGCCACGGCCTCCAGGACGCCCAGAAGACGATGGGCATCGTGGTGATGGCCCTGGTCATCGCGGACGTCGAGGACTACGGCGACCCCATCCCGGTGTGGGTGAAGATCCTCTGCGCGGTGATGCTCTCCCTCGGCACGTACGCCGGCGGCTGGCGCATCATGCGCACGCTGGGACGCAAGATCATCGAACTGGACCCGCCCCAGGGCTTCGCCGCCGAAACGACCGGCGCGTCGATCATGTTCGCCACGGCGTTCCTCTTCAAGGCCCCCATCTCCACGACCCACGTCATCACCTCGGCGATCATGGGCGTAGGCGCGACAAAGCGAGTGAACGCGGTCCGCTGGGGCGTGGCCAAGAACATCATCCTGGGCTGGTTCATCACGATGCCGGCGGCGGCAACGGTGGCGGCGACGAGCTTCTGGCTGGTCAACCTGGCGTTCCTGTAA